Proteins encoded by one window of Scatophagus argus isolate fScaArg1 chromosome 8, fScaArg1.pri, whole genome shotgun sequence:
- the znf341 gene encoding zinc finger protein 341 isoform X3, whose protein sequence is MDNQTVLAVQSLLDGQGGVPDPNNQNVSGTSTIQSMDDEDVFLCGKCKKQFNSLPAFMTHKREQCQSSAPSLSTVSLASTVAYTPVPSISSGPQTPANRQVSTYITVPPSPLTHTLVQGNVLVSDDVLMSAISAFTSIEQPMAAMQTPIQSNLSMHTAGVSYLQHHHHHHHHHHQQQQQQQQQQQSPHPLPSAQTPAHPLPAGQPAQQPLSSQVPASHSNSVVQVYSTLPHMAGGGGAEIHTLGLQPFHPVQVPSQCVESQSFTTPPVYSPGKQGTKTKICSITANLTELGDFEKVIIPKRPRSSKKSPDGTTAEQLKGKGPKLKCNYCDKIFSKNFDLQQHIRSHTGEKPFQCIVCGRAFAQKSNVKKHMQTHKVWPMSVASTVSRLPITVKVVPVSTSEEDGANEQQQQQQQQQGEPEEEGSQQQNTQTQAEGDAAQTETPGELEENATVAQADPKGSRQVEAMQNGHPQVRMQSNQKQQCQAQTKQIVVIDSSYQCQFCASKFKTYFQLKSHLTQHKGEQVYKCVLKSCSQTFQKLDQFLEHIRTHQEQLTYRCHLCSKVFPSLFELGVHQYSHCFCPQQNTRKETTVYRCVKCQSRYSTQEALEQHLLTASHSFPCPHCQKVFPCERYFRRHLPTHGIGGRFKCQICKKAFKTEHYLKLHTRIHSGEKPYKCSLCEATFNRKDKVKRHMLIHEPFKKYKCPFRTHVGCTKEFNRPDKLKAHILSHSGIKPYKCLFCQKAFSRRAHMLEHQQSHTDNYRFRCSTCNKGFTRQSYYRDHKCPAAGNGTGTEGGTGEAEGEEVGRGPMAEGKDGEDDGRRSRFANKGKRTRTGGDEREKDESSKGSREQVETNEEEEEEEGEEEEEEEEEAAERRSDEGCRAALTISTMEGQAEGEEEDDGMERGGETLEQIQGTDQNCLQQPCL, encoded by the exons ATGGACAACCAGACAGTGCTGGCAGTGCAGTCTCTGCTGGATGGCCAAGGTGGAGTTCCTGACCCAAACAACCAAAACGTCTCTGGAACATCCACTATTCAGTCTATGG ACGATGAGGACGTGTTCCTTTGTGGGAAGTGTAAGAAACAGTTCAATTCTCTGCCAGCCTTTATGACACACAAGAGGGAGCAGTGCCAGTCTAGTGCGCCCTCTCTGTCCACGGTGTCTCTGGCCTCCACCGTTGCCTACACGCCCGTTCCGTCAATCAGCTCTGGACCGCAGACTCCTGCTAACAGACAG GTGTCCACCTACATCACagtccctccctcccctctgacacacactctggtcCAAGGCAACGTGCTGGTCAGTGACGACGTTCTCATGTCGGCTATCTCAGCCTTCACCTCCATCGAGCAGCCCATGGCCGCCATGCAGACGCCCATACAG AGTAACTTGAGCATGCACACAGCTGGTGTATCTTATCTGCagcaccatcaccaccatcatcatcatcatcaccagcagcagcaacaacagcagcagcagcagcagtcccCCCACCCACTGCCGTCTGCTCAGACACCGGCCCACCCCCTGCCAGCTGGACAGCCCGCCCAGCAGCCGCTCTCTTCACAGGTCCCTGCAAGCCACAGCAACTCTGTGGTCCAGGTGTACAGCACGCTGCCCCATATGGCTGGGGGTGGTGGTGCAGAAATCCACACCTTGGGCCTGCAGCCTTTCCATCCCGTACAA GTGCCCAGTCAGTGTGTGGAGAGCCAGTCATTCACCACCCCTCCCGTCTACAGCCCCGGGAAGCAGGGCACCAAAACAAAGATTTGCAGCATCACCGCCAACCTGACAGAGCTGGGCGACTTTGAAAAGGTCATCATTCCCAAACGGCCAAGGAGTAGTAAAAAAAGCCCTGATGGAACCACAG cagagcagctgaaaggaaaaggtCCGAAGCTGAAGTGTAATTACTGTGACAAAATCTTCTCGAAAAACTTTGACCTCCAGCAGCACATTAGAAG tcacacaggagagaaaccgTTTCAGTGCATCGTCTGTGGCCGAGCCTTTGCCCAAAAGTCCAACGTgaagaaacacatgcagactcACAAG GTGTGGCCTATGAGTGTGGCTAGCACGGTGTCAAGATTACCAATCACAGTAAAGGTGGTACCGGTGTCAACCAGTGAGGAGGATGGGGCcaatgaacagcagcagcagcagcagcagcagcagggtgaaccggaggaggaggggtcacagcagcagaacactCAAACACAGGCAGAAGGCGACGCAGCTCAAACAG AAACTCCAGGGGAGTTGGAGGAGAATGCGACTGTGGCTCAGGCTGATCCGAAGGGCAGTCGTCAAGTGGAAGCCATGCAGAACGGGCATCCTCAGGTGCGGATGCAGTCCAACCAGAAGCAACAGTGCCAAGCTCAGACCAAACAGATAGTTGTGATAGACAGCTCCTACCAGTGCCAGTTCTGTGCCAGCAAGTTCAAGACCTACTTCCAGCTCAAGTCCCACCTGACCCAGCACAAAGGGGAGCAG GTTTACAAGTGTGTGTTGAAGTCCTGCTCCCAGACCTTCCAGAAGCTTGATCAGTTCCTGGAGCATATCAGGACGCACCAGGAGCAGCTGACCTACCGCTGCCACCTCTGCAGCAAGGTGTTCCCCTCGCTGTTTGAACTGGGAGTCCACCAGTATTCCCACTGCTTCTGCCCCCAACAGAACACACGCAAGGAAACCACCGTCTACAG gtgtgtgaaatgtcagaGCAGATACTCTACCCAGGAGGCACTGGAACAACATCTGCTTACTGCCTCACACAGCTTTCCCTGCCCACACTGTCAGAAG GTTTTCCCGTGTGAGAGGTACTTCAGACGCCACCTCCCCACTCACGGCATTGGAGGGAGGTTCAAGTGTCAGATCTGCAAGAAGGCCTTCAAGACAGAGCACTACCTCAAACTGCACACACGTATTCACTCAG gtgaaAAGCCATACAAATGCTCCCTCTGTGAGGCGACGTTCAACAGGAAGGACAAAGTGAAGAGACACATGCTCATCCATGAACCCTTCAAGAAATACAAATGTCCCTTTAG GACACATGTTGGCTGCACCAAGGAATTCAACAGACCGGACAAACTCAAGGCCCACATTCTGTCACATTCTG gtATCAAACCCTACAAATGTCTGTTCTGTCAGAAGGCCTTCAGCCGCAGGGCTCACATGCTCGAGCATCAGCAGTCCCACACAGATAACTACCGCTTCAGATGCTCCACCTGCAACAAAGGATTCACCAGACAGAGCTATTACAGAGATCACAAGTGTCCTGCAGCAGGGAACGGGACAGGAACTGAGGGAGGGACCGGagaggcagaaggagaggaggtcGGACGAGGTCCGATGGCAGAGGGGAAGGATGGAGAGGATGACGGGAGGAGAAGCAGGTTCGCGAATAAAGGGAAAAGGACACGGACTGGTGGAGACGAGAGAGAGAAGGACGAAAGCTCAAAGGGCAGCCGAGAGCAGGTGGAAAcaaatgaggaggaagaggaagaggagggggaggaggaggaggaggaggaggaggaggcggcagagaggaggagtgacGAGGGTTGTCGGGCTGCACTGACTATCAGCACTATGGAAGGGCAGGcggaaggagaagaggaggatgacgGGATGGAACGTGGTGGGGAAACGCTAGAGCAAATTCAAGGCACTGACCAAAACTGTTTACAACAGCCATGTTTGTAG
- the znf341 gene encoding zinc finger protein 341 isoform X5 → MTHKREQCQSSAPSLSTVSLASTVAYTPVPSISSGPQTPANRQVSTYITVPPSPLTHTLVQGNVLVSDDVLMSAISAFTSIEQPMAAMQTPIQSNLSMHTAGVSYLQHHHHHHHHHHQQQQQQQQQQQSPHPLPSAQTPAHPLPAGQPAQQPLSSQVPASHSNSVVQVYSTLPHMAGGGGAEIHTLGLQPFHPVQVPSQCVESQSFTTPPVYSPGKQGTKTKICSITANLTELGDFEKVIIPKRPRSSKKSPDGTTAEQLKGKGPKLKCNYCDKIFSKNFDLQQHIRSHTGEKPFQCIVCGRAFAQKSNVKKHMQTHKVWPMSVASTVSRLPITVKVVPVSTSEEDGANEQQQQQQQQQGEPEEEGSQQQNTQTQAEGDAAQTETPGELEENATVAQADPKGSRQVEAMQNGHPQVRMQSNQKQQCQAQTKQIVVIDSSYQCQFCASKFKTYFQLKSHLTQHKGEQVYKCVLKSCSQTFQKLDQFLEHIRTHQEQLTYRCHLCSKVFPSLFELGVHQYSHCFCPQQNTRKETTVYRCVKCQSRYSTQEALEQHLLTASHSFPCPHCQKVFPCERYFRRHLPTHGIGGRFKCQICKKAFKTEHYLKLHTRIHSGEKPYKCSLCEATFNRKDKVKRHMLIHEPFKKYKCPFRTHVGCTKEFNRPDKLKAHILSHSGIKPYKCLFCQKAFSRRAHMLEHQQSHTDNYRFRCSTCNKGFTRQSYYRDHKCPAAGNGTGTEGGTGEAEGEEVGRGPMAEGKDGEDDGRRSRFANKGKRTRTGGDEREKDESSKGSREQVETNEEEEEEEGEEEEEEEEEAAERRSDEGCRAALTISTMEGQAEGEEEDDGMERGGETLEQIQGTDQNCLQQPCL, encoded by the exons ATGACACACAAGAGGGAGCAGTGCCAGTCTAGTGCGCCCTCTCTGTCCACGGTGTCTCTGGCCTCCACCGTTGCCTACACGCCCGTTCCGTCAATCAGCTCTGGACCGCAGACTCCTGCTAACAGACAG GTGTCCACCTACATCACagtccctccctcccctctgacacacactctggtcCAAGGCAACGTGCTGGTCAGTGACGACGTTCTCATGTCGGCTATCTCAGCCTTCACCTCCATCGAGCAGCCCATGGCCGCCATGCAGACGCCCATACAG AGTAACTTGAGCATGCACACAGCTGGTGTATCTTATCTGCagcaccatcaccaccatcatcatcatcatcaccagcagcagcaacaacagcagcagcagcagcagtcccCCCACCCACTGCCGTCTGCTCAGACACCGGCCCACCCCCTGCCAGCTGGACAGCCCGCCCAGCAGCCGCTCTCTTCACAGGTCCCTGCAAGCCACAGCAACTCTGTGGTCCAGGTGTACAGCACGCTGCCCCATATGGCTGGGGGTGGTGGTGCAGAAATCCACACCTTGGGCCTGCAGCCTTTCCATCCCGTACAA GTGCCCAGTCAGTGTGTGGAGAGCCAGTCATTCACCACCCCTCCCGTCTACAGCCCCGGGAAGCAGGGCACCAAAACAAAGATTTGCAGCATCACCGCCAACCTGACAGAGCTGGGCGACTTTGAAAAGGTCATCATTCCCAAACGGCCAAGGAGTAGTAAAAAAAGCCCTGATGGAACCACAG cagagcagctgaaaggaaaaggtCCGAAGCTGAAGTGTAATTACTGTGACAAAATCTTCTCGAAAAACTTTGACCTCCAGCAGCACATTAGAAG tcacacaggagagaaaccgTTTCAGTGCATCGTCTGTGGCCGAGCCTTTGCCCAAAAGTCCAACGTgaagaaacacatgcagactcACAAG GTGTGGCCTATGAGTGTGGCTAGCACGGTGTCAAGATTACCAATCACAGTAAAGGTGGTACCGGTGTCAACCAGTGAGGAGGATGGGGCcaatgaacagcagcagcagcagcagcagcagcagggtgaaccggaggaggaggggtcacagcagcagaacactCAAACACAGGCAGAAGGCGACGCAGCTCAAACAG AAACTCCAGGGGAGTTGGAGGAGAATGCGACTGTGGCTCAGGCTGATCCGAAGGGCAGTCGTCAAGTGGAAGCCATGCAGAACGGGCATCCTCAGGTGCGGATGCAGTCCAACCAGAAGCAACAGTGCCAAGCTCAGACCAAACAGATAGTTGTGATAGACAGCTCCTACCAGTGCCAGTTCTGTGCCAGCAAGTTCAAGACCTACTTCCAGCTCAAGTCCCACCTGACCCAGCACAAAGGGGAGCAG GTTTACAAGTGTGTGTTGAAGTCCTGCTCCCAGACCTTCCAGAAGCTTGATCAGTTCCTGGAGCATATCAGGACGCACCAGGAGCAGCTGACCTACCGCTGCCACCTCTGCAGCAAGGTGTTCCCCTCGCTGTTTGAACTGGGAGTCCACCAGTATTCCCACTGCTTCTGCCCCCAACAGAACACACGCAAGGAAACCACCGTCTACAG gtgtgtgaaatgtcagaGCAGATACTCTACCCAGGAGGCACTGGAACAACATCTGCTTACTGCCTCACACAGCTTTCCCTGCCCACACTGTCAGAAG GTTTTCCCGTGTGAGAGGTACTTCAGACGCCACCTCCCCACTCACGGCATTGGAGGGAGGTTCAAGTGTCAGATCTGCAAGAAGGCCTTCAAGACAGAGCACTACCTCAAACTGCACACACGTATTCACTCAG gtgaaAAGCCATACAAATGCTCCCTCTGTGAGGCGACGTTCAACAGGAAGGACAAAGTGAAGAGACACATGCTCATCCATGAACCCTTCAAGAAATACAAATGTCCCTTTAG GACACATGTTGGCTGCACCAAGGAATTCAACAGACCGGACAAACTCAAGGCCCACATTCTGTCACATTCTG gtATCAAACCCTACAAATGTCTGTTCTGTCAGAAGGCCTTCAGCCGCAGGGCTCACATGCTCGAGCATCAGCAGTCCCACACAGATAACTACCGCTTCAGATGCTCCACCTGCAACAAAGGATTCACCAGACAGAGCTATTACAGAGATCACAAGTGTCCTGCAGCAGGGAACGGGACAGGAACTGAGGGAGGGACCGGagaggcagaaggagaggaggtcGGACGAGGTCCGATGGCAGAGGGGAAGGATGGAGAGGATGACGGGAGGAGAAGCAGGTTCGCGAATAAAGGGAAAAGGACACGGACTGGTGGAGACGAGAGAGAGAAGGACGAAAGCTCAAAGGGCAGCCGAGAGCAGGTGGAAAcaaatgaggaggaagaggaagaggagggggaggaggaggaggaggaggaggaggaggcggcagagaggaggagtgacGAGGGTTGTCGGGCTGCACTGACTATCAGCACTATGGAAGGGCAGGcggaaggagaagaggaggatgacgGGATGGAACGTGGTGGGGAAACGCTAGAGCAAATTCAAGGCACTGACCAAAACTGTTTACAACAGCCATGTTTGTAG